One Mesoplodon densirostris isolate mMesDen1 chromosome X, mMesDen1 primary haplotype, whole genome shotgun sequence genomic region harbors:
- the LOC132481681 gene encoding LOW QUALITY PROTEIN: actin-like protein 7B (The sequence of the model RefSeq protein was modified relative to this genomic sequence to represent the inferred CDS: substituted 1 base at 1 genomic stop codon) — translation METRNSPSPKTMGMAQGDPGEAGTLPGPEAGIRDTSSSTQLKMKPKKVRKIKALIIDLGSQYCKCGFVGEPSPTYFISSTVGTLCSEVADACDTHKQTYLGHEMLNMEEPLKLIHLLKXGIVVDWDCVQNIWEYIFHTAMKILPEEHAVLVSDPLPSPTSNREKYAEPMFETFGIPAMHVTSQSLLSIYSYGKTSGLLVESGHSVSHVVPISEGDVLPGLTSRADYAGSDLTNYLLQLLNEAGHKFTDDHLHIIKHIKKWCCYSALKPTEELGLCLEDLRVDYELPDGKLITIGQERFPFAKMLFKPTLVGSNRPGLPKLTASCLNHCQEAGFKEEMTANLLLCGSCTMLDGFPEHFQRELSFHCPGDSPAVAAAPKRKTSVWTGGSILASLQAIQQLWVSKEKFEEWGRAAIYSKG, via the coding sequence ATGGAGACAAGGAACAGCCCTAGCCCCAAGACCATGGGCATGGCTCAGGGGGACCCTGGAGAGGCAGGCACGCTGCCAGGTCCTGAGGCTGGCATCCGGGACACAAGTTCATCCACTCAGCTGAAGATGAAGCCCAAGAAGGTGCGTAAGATCAAGGCACTCATCATTGACCTGGGCTCCCAGTATTGTAAGTGTGGCTTTGTGGGTGAGCCGAGCCCGACCTACTTCATCTCCTCCACTGTGGGCACGCTCTGCTCTGAGGTGGCTGATGCCTGTGACACCCACAAGCAGACCTACCTGGGCCACGAGATGCTCAACATGGAGGAGCCTCTGAAGCTGATTCATCTGCTAAAATAGGGCATCGTGGTGGACTGGGACTGTGTCCAGAACATCTGGGAGTACATCTTCCACACGGCCATGAAGATCCTCCCCGAGGAGCATGCCGTGCTGGTCTCCGACCCCTTGCCCAGCCCCACCAGCAACCGTGAGAAGTATGCAGAGCCCATGTTCGAGACCTTTGGCATCCCTGCCATGCACGTGACCTCCCAGTCATTGCTGTCCATCTACTCCTATGGCAAGACCTCTGGGCTGTTGGTGGAGAGTGGGCACAGTGTCTCACATGTGGTGCCCATCTCCGAAGGCGACGTGCTGCCAGGCCTGACAAGTCGTGCCGACTATGCCGGCAGCGACCTCACCAACTACCTGCTGCAGCTACTCAATGAGGCCGGCCACAAGTTCACGGACGACCACCTGCACATCATCAAGCACATCAAGAAGTGGTGCTGCTACTCGGCACTCAAGCCAACGGAGGAGCTTGGCCTGTGCCTGGAGGATCTGCGTGTGGACTATGAGCTCCCCGACGGCAAGCTCATCACCATCGGTCAGGAGCGCTTTCCATTCGCCAAGATGCTCTTCAAGCCCACGTTGGTGGGCAGCAACCGGCCTGGTCTCCCCAAGCTCACGGCCTCCTGCCTGAACCACTGCCAGGAGGCGGGCTTCAAGGAGGAGATGACAGCCAACCTGCTGCTGTGTGGCAGCTGCACCATGCTGGATGGCTTCCCAGAGCACTTCCAGAGGGAGCTGAGTTTCCACTGCCCCGGGGACAGCCCTGCAGTGGCTGCTGCTCCCAAGAGGAAGACCTCCGTGTGGACCGGCGGCTCCATCCTGGCCTCCCTGCAGGCCATCCAGCAGCTTTGGGTCAGCAAGGAAAAGTTTGAGGAGTGGGGCAGGGCAGCTATCTACAGCAAGGGCTGA